The Bacillus sp. F19 DNA segment TCGTATTCAATATTAATTCTACTTTCTTAGGTAACGTTATATTAATTGAAAATAATATTATCAACTCATCTTTAGATAAACCACTTCTTTTAAATGAAACTACAAATGATCCTAAAATCTTAATAGCAGGTAATATTTTGAATGGAATTAATTTAAAGCGTGGAAAGGAAAAATTAATAAATAATATAATAAATGGTGTACTTGATCCTTATTACCACATGGATTCAGAACCCACATCAGGATATTATGTTAAAGGAGATATAATTTATAACACTAACCCAACCCCGGGTGGATATATCGGATGGATATGTACAACTTCTGGGTACGTTACAAAAAAAACATGGATACCCTCAACTAACTTTACAAAGGGAACATTAATTTACTTTAATGATCATATTTACCAAGCACAAAACGACGGCATTTCAGGTTCAACTCCTCCTTTTTTTTCGACTACCCCAGAACAACCAATTATTGATAATAATTTAATATGGAAAGTAGCAGGAAACGAGTCAATATTTAAGAAATTTGGCTATATTGAAAACTAACTTTACACCTCTAATTCTAATTCTAAAACAGAAATATATGCCGCCTTTCTCTTTGCAATGTTGCTGCTATATATTAATTTCATCCAAAAGATCATTATTATAGTCAAATGAAAATGTTCTAGTTTAACGGTACTCAAGCAGACGATTTGTTAAAAAACCTCTTGTAGAGATAATTTCCTCTACAAGAGGTTTTTTATAAACTATTTATGGTAATATTGTAAATAAATCCAAGAAACTAGAAGTTTAATTATATACCTCATTCTTCATAATTTTTCCTGAAGCTAGTAATTTAATTAAATCTATTATACGTTCTTGATCTTCAGCTGACATGCTAGAGCCAGAAGGAAGACATATTCCGCTATTAAACAGCTGTTCTGACACATTGTGCACACTACAGTGTGGATAATATCTTGTTTCTTTAAATAAAGGCTGTAAATGAAGTGGTTTCCAAACATGTCTAGCTTCAATATTTTCTTTATCCAAAAACCGAATTACTTTTGTTGTATTCAAACCACTTAATCTCTCATCAATCGTTAGAGCTGTTAGCCAACGATTTGACATTGAATTTTCTAATTCAGGCATGAATTTTATTCCAGGAAGATTTGATAATTCACGAAAATATTTATTATATATCTTTCTTCTACTACTTACTCGATCTTCTAGTACTTCAAGTTGAGCTCTTCCTATTCCGGCTAAAACGTTACTCATTCGATAGTTATAACCAACTTCAGTATGTTGATAATACGGAGCCACATCTCTTGCTTGAGCAGCTAAAAATTTTGCTCTAATTAATGCATCCTCATCATCAGAAACAAGCATTCCTCCTCCTGAAGTGGTAATAATTTTGTTGCCGTTAAAAGAATATATACCAAATTTTCCAATAGTCCCACTCATTCTATTATTATAAGTAGAGCCGAGAGACTCTGCAGCATCCTCAATTATTGGAACATCATACTCTTCGCACAATTTTTGAATTTCAAACATTTTAGCACTTTGACCATATAAATTTACCACTATTACTGCTTTTGGACGTCTGCCCTCATGTAATTCTTTTTTAAATGCTTTTTCTAAAGCTTGAGGAGACATGTTCCATGTATCAGGTTCAGAATCGATAAAAACAGGTATAGCACCTTGGTAGAGAATTGGATTAGCAGAAGCTATGAATGTCAGTGATGAACAGAATACAGTATCACCTTTTTTAACATCTAAAAGAATTAATGCTAAATGAATTGCAGCCGTACCAGAACTAACTGCAAGCGCTTTATTTACACCTAAAAATGAAGCTATCTCTTTTTCAAACATGTCAACATTTGGTCCAAGTGGAGCTATCCAATTTGAATTGAAAGCATCATTTATGTATTTTTCTTCTCTCCCTGACATATGAGGAGGAGATAAGAAAATTTTTTTGTTTTTCATCAATTACATCCTTTCAGCTTTTTTTAAAAAGAGATGTCTTAATATCGGCAGGTCTTCTAATTCTCTTAAACTTGTAACTTTATAATGAGCTGAATAATCTTCATTTAGATCCAACTTGAAATAAATCCCTTTTTCCCTCTCGACATGAACCGTGGTCCATCCTAATTTCTTTGCAGTTATAAAATCTTTTTTTTCATTATCTCCTATATAAATACATTCGTTATGTGCAACTTGCAATTCATTGCATGCAACTTCATATGGAACCTTACTTGGTTTCCATTGCTCTCTACCTAAAGTATCAGTTAAGATTATTGTTTCAATAATCTGATTTAAGCCTAAAGCTGCCACTTTCTTACTTTGAGCTTCATAATAACCATCAGATATTAACCCTAGTTTTACTTTATTATTCAATTTATCGAATAACCATTTGGTATCTTCACATAATTTAATAATAGGTGTATGTGATCTATATAGCTTAATCATTTGTTGAATAAATTTATCATCATACGTTACTTTTAAATAATCTAATGTTTTGTTAAAAACTAATTTATTTTCCCCTGATTCAAACAGATTAATAGCTATTTTGCTAAAACCCTCCACTTGAAATTCATATTTTAACCAATTGTCAATGTGATTAAAACCGCTAAATACATAATCTTTTTCAAGATATAATGTATCATCCATATCAAAAACAATGGCTTTAATCATACTCTAAAGTCTCAGTAAAAACAGCTTCGTCAAATCTAAGCATAGTAAAATTTTCTTTCCAATCAGTGTACATACTTGTAAAACCTTCACCCAATAGTAGCTGAATCGTCCATAGTGGAAAATTCGCACCAGCTGCAATAGATAAAGGGAGTCCTCCTCCAAATCTTGGATTAATTTCAATGAATGTAATATCTCCATTTTTTTGTTCAAAGCATTGCAATGTAATACATCCAAATGGTTCAGGAAGTACTTTTATTACTTCTTTTGTAGCACTGATAATTTTTTCATTCTTTTTTGTAATTCCTTTACTTACTTCTCCTGCCCTCGTTTCAATCCTCATTCTGGGAACTATTGTTTTAATATTGCCTTTTAAATCAACCATTACGTCAACGGTATACTCTTTCCCCTCAATATATTCTTGAACCAATGCATTTGGGATATAATCCTTAAAAAAGATTAATTCTTCTTTTGAATTTACTATAGTAACACCCTTACTCCCACTACCGTTATAAGGCTTGATCAACAAAGGATATAATAAATTATGTTCCATGAGTTCAAGACTGTTATATACTTTTGGCGTTTTAATACCATGTCCGATAAAAAATTCATATGTTTTATTTTTATCATTTGATATTTCATTTAACATTAAACCGGAAACCAAAATAGTAACATCTATTTCTTTAAAGAGACTTCGATTTTTTGATAATAAAGATAACTCTGTATCTATTAAGGGTATAATTAAATTTATTGATTCTTCTATACAAATATCCATTAATTTCGATATATACTCAGGCTCAGACACTTTTGGAACTATGTAATGATTATCTGAAAAATATTTAGTTGGAGCTGAGGATTGCAAATCAGCTGTAATAATTTTCCCATCAATATTCTGATCAATAAATGTTTTTTTAAAACTCTTAATCAAACTGACTCTTCTACCTGAACTTGTAAATAATATATTAATTTTCTCTCTCATTATTTATACTCCCCTTAAACACTGGCATTGTAGCATGATTTTCATGTTTTATTCCTTCTGTTTTTAAAACTTTAATAATAGTTATAAATAAAATTTTCACATCCAATAATAATGATTGATTTTCTACATACCAAATATCTAAATTGAATTTTTCTTCCCATGATAAATTGTTTCGACCGTTAATTTGTGCCCATCCAGTAACTCCGGGTCTCACCAAATGTCTTCTAGCCTGCGATTCCGTATATAAAGGTAAATACTCCATTAACAATGGTCTTGGACCAACTAAACTAATATCTCCCTTTATTACATTAATAAGCTGTGGAATTTCATCTAGACTATATTTTCTAAGCAGTGCACCAAATGGCGTTAATCGTGCATCATCAGGTAATAAAAAACCATTTTCATCTTTTTGATCAGTCATCGTACGAAATTTAAAAAGATAAAAAGGTTTAAATTTCAATCCTGGTCTTTTCTGTACAAATAAAATAGGAGAGCCTAACTTTATTCTTACAAAAATAGCAATGATTAGTATGAATATTGAAAAAATTAATAGTAGAATTGTTGCTACAATAATGTCAAATACTCTTTTCATGCTTTCATTCTCCTAATCATTATTTATAAATATATTCTTTTTATCGATTGAGGTACCAAATTTATAAGACTTGGCCAAATTAAATATGTAATTGAATTCTTTCGATTTTCTACAGAATATAAAGAAAATCACATTTACAACGATAATACATATTACCAAATTCAGTATTAGTGACTCGCTTTTTGTAAGATTAATTATACTATCTGTGATAAAAGATGTACTAAAGACTAGTGATCCATAATAGGTGTATTTGATGAAATACTTTAATGAATTTTCTTTAAAAACGATTTTATATATTAAGAATGGGTCGTACCAAAAAAATGTAAATGCTCGACTAATAATCGTGCCTAAAAATACGCCAGCTATACCAATAACCTTGACAAGTAGAATGGAGGTTATCAAATTGATAATCGCTGCTAAAACTGGTCTATATTTACCTTTCACAAATAATCCGGTAGTGTCTCTAAAAATCGTTGATGCATTTTGCATGCCGGTTGTATAAAAATTCAATAAAATCACAAAAACAACAAAACTATTAAATAAATAATTACCATTTAACCAATATTTGATAAATGGATTTATTAAGTTCCATAGACAAACCGTTGAGAAACCATAAATCCAAAAACTCATAAAAAAAATAACACGAAAAATAAGATATTTTTTTTCTTTTTCCTCTTCTACGTTTAAGTTCCCTACACTGGCAGTTATGGAGTAAAATATATAACTTAAGAAAGTACTAATTGTTGAGAGAATTAAAAGATAATTGGAATAAATACCTACTGCAGATATACCAATATAAGTAGATATAATAATATTATCTGTGCCATTAATTACTATTCCACTAATTTTATATAAAAACATGGAATACAAATTTTTAAAAAACACCTTTTTTTCTTCAATAGATAACCTTGCATTATTTTTCTGCATTAAAAAAGGATAGAATTTATTAGCTCTATTGGAAATAAAAGCATTTTCTGCGATTCTAAATGATACTTGAACAATTAGGACTAAGATATAATTCCCAGTAAGCAATAGAAATATTATTTGTATTAAGTTTGAAAGGATTATAAAAATACTGTGTATTTTGGAAATAATAAAGTTTTTTTGATCAGCAATTATTAAGGATTGTTTATAAACAAAATAATAGGACAAAACGGAATTTGATAAAAATATCAAGTATATAAGATTGATATTATTAATTGATGTCTCACCATTTATTAAAAAAGGTAAAAAAGGAAGTAATGTCAATCCTATTACTAATACAACTAGGCCAATTAGTTGATATGCATTTTTATATAAATTCATCAATGCCTGAATCTTTTCGATATCTTTTTCTGCAATTGGTTTATATAAGCTATAAATCATGGAGGTGTCGAATCCTAAATTAGCAATTGAAAGCATTAATAATATGCTTGTAAACAATCCGTCTATTCCCAAGTATTCAACACCTAAAGTATATATAAAAATGGTTCGAACCAGAAATCCCATAGCTGAACTAATAATTTGTCCAGACATGCCAAAAAACATATTTTGTAATGAATTTTTTATTCTCATTTTTTACCTTCAATTTATGACTTTTGAATGATTAATCTATCAAATTTATAAGTTATTTTCCTGATAATTATAGGAAAAAAATTAATAATTCTGTACTTTAATAGTTCTTTTTTTCGTTGAGAATTGAAATTATAGTCTAAAAACCAATCTAGCAGATCTTTATATACTATATTCTTCTCGTTTTCCTTCATTCTTTGTTGGATTATTGTCCAATAGATATAAATAAATATATCTGTAAAAAATTTGACTTCATTATTCAAATGATGTTTAACATGATCTGAAAGAGTTCCATCAAAATAAAAACCAAAATTATTTGGATCCTCACCTTCGGCTACGATACCCAACATTGTCCTTAAACATTTTTCACACTTACAGCAATTCTCTTCTCGCTTAAAGCAAACTCTGATATTAACTGGGGCATTTGTTTTTGAATAATAGTCCACTACGACCTTTACTTTTTCTTGTCTATTAAGTTCGTATGCGTCATGGAATACTTCGCCTGAAGAATATTTGATAAGATTATCAACTGTAGGATCTGATGCACATGGTACTTTATAAATTGGAGAATTAGAACTCGCTATATTTATACATTTTATTTTTAACTTATGAGCAATGGGGATAGCAGCTGTGATTATAGCTAACCCATGATGTAATCCATGCCACCAGGAATCACCTAGTCTTTTTTGAAAATCGTAGTCTATTTCTTGAGCATTAAGAATTGTTCCATAATTAGATTGAATTAGAATATTATTTAATCCATAACCTTTCGCAAAATTAATTGCATTTATTTTATCAGCATTCCAAACATCACTATTTTTAATAGTCTTTTCATGCCATCCATATTCTGTTATTAATAGTGGTTTTTTTGCTTTTTTTCTAATGAATGTAGTAAGTGCATCTAAACCGCCACTAAATAAGCATGCAACTTCATGTACAGGTTGATAAGAATTTTCAATAATGTTATTAATTTTTATTTCGCCTTTAAAAATAACTCTTGGAAACATTTCCTGATATGCATTTCTGATATTATTTATACTTTCTTTAAAATTTTTATCTAGTTCGTTTATTTCTAAAGTTGTATCCGTAATCCAAACTAATGGCATCACATTGGCAACAAATGTAATAGTTAGTATGCTAAATGGCACATCAGATAGGTCGTAGTTATATTCAAAAAACAAGTGATTTGATTTAAAATACTTTTTCAATTTACCTGTTACATTAAAGTGAAAATCCACTCTATTATTTTCCACAATTATATTATCAAGAGAAATAACATCCATATTTT contains these protein-coding regions:
- a CDS encoding ATP-grasp domain-containing protein, with translation MMREKINILFTSSGRRVSLIKSFKKTFIDQNIDGKIITADLQSSAPTKYFSDNHYIVPKVSEPEYISKLMDICIEESINLIIPLIDTELSLLSKNRSLFKEIDVTILVSGLMLNEISNDKNKTYEFFIGHGIKTPKVYNSLELMEHNLLYPLLIKPYNGSGSKGVTIVNSKEELIFFKDYIPNALVQEYIEGKEYTVDVMVDLKGNIKTIVPRMRIETRAGEVSKGITKKNEKIISATKEVIKVLPEPFGCITLQCFEQKNGDITFIEINPRFGGGLPLSIAAGANFPLWTIQLLLGEGFTSMYTDWKENFTMLRFDEAVFTETLEYD
- a CDS encoding HAD family hydrolase; its protein translation is MIKAIVFDMDDTLYLEKDYVFSGFNHIDNWLKYEFQVEGFSKIAINLFESGENKLVFNKTLDYLKVTYDDKFIQQMIKLYRSHTPIIKLCEDTKWLFDKLNNKVKLGLISDGYYEAQSKKVAALGLNQIIETIILTDTLGREQWKPSKVPYEVACNELQVAHNECIYIGDNEKKDFITAKKLGWTTVHVEREKGIYFKLDLNEDYSAHYKVTSLRELEDLPILRHLFLKKAERM
- a CDS encoding sugar transferase, which produces MKRVFDIIVATILLLIFSIFILIIAIFVRIKLGSPILFVQKRPGLKFKPFYLFKFRTMTDQKDENGFLLPDDARLTPFGALLRKYSLDEIPQLINVIKGDISLVGPRPLLMEYLPLYTESQARRHLVRPGVTGWAQINGRNNLSWEEKFNLDIWYVENQSLLLDVKILFITIIKVLKTEGIKHENHATMPVFKGSINNEREN
- a CDS encoding peptidase, translating into MDVISLDNIIVENNRVDFHFNVTGKLKKYFKSNHLFFEYNYDLSDVPFSILTITFVANVMPLVWITDTTLEINELDKNFKESINNIRNAYQEMFPRVIFKGEIKINNIIENSYQPVHEVACLFSGGLDALTTFIRKKAKKPLLITEYGWHEKTIKNSDVWNADKINAINFAKGYGLNNILIQSNYGTILNAQEIDYDFQKRLGDSWWHGLHHGLAIITAAIPIAHKLKIKCINIASSNSPIYKVPCASDPTVDNLIKYSSGEVFHDAYELNRQEKVKVVVDYYSKTNAPVNIRVCFKREENCCKCEKCLRTMLGIVAEGEDPNNFGFYFDGTLSDHVKHHLNNEVKFFTDIFIYIYWTIIQQRMKENEKNIVYKDLLDWFLDYNFNSQRKKELLKYRIINFFPIIIRKITYKFDRLIIQKS
- a CDS encoding sugar translocase, which codes for MRIKNSLQNMFFGMSGQIISSAMGFLVRTIFIYTLGVEYLGIDGLFTSILLMLSIANLGFDTSMIYSLYKPIAEKDIEKIQALMNLYKNAYQLIGLVVLVIGLTLLPFLPFLINGETSINNINLIYLIFLSNSVLSYYFVYKQSLIIADQKNFIISKIHSIFIILSNLIQIIFLLLTGNYILVLIVQVSFRIAENAFISNRANKFYPFLMQKNNARLSIEEKKVFFKNLYSMFLYKISGIVINGTDNIIISTYIGISAVGIYSNYLLILSTISTFLSYIFYSITASVGNLNVEEEKEKKYLIFRVIFFMSFWIYGFSTVCLWNLINPFIKYWLNGNYLFNSFVVFVILLNFYTTGMQNASTIFRDTTGLFVKGKYRPVLAAIINLITSILLVKVIGIAGVFLGTIISRAFTFFWYDPFLIYKIVFKENSLKYFIKYTYYGSLVFSTSFITDSIINLTKSESLILNLVICIIVVNVIFFIFCRKSKEFNYIFNLAKSYKFGTSIDKKNIFINND
- a CDS encoding aminotransferase class I/II-fold pyridoxal phosphate-dependent enzyme; translated protein: MKNKKIFLSPPHMSGREEKYINDAFNSNWIAPLGPNVDMFEKEIASFLGVNKALAVSSGTAAIHLALILLDVKKGDTVFCSSLTFIASANPILYQGAIPVFIDSEPDTWNMSPQALEKAFKKELHEGRRPKAVIVVNLYGQSAKMFEIQKLCEEYDVPIIEDAAESLGSTYNNRMSGTIGKFGIYSFNGNKIITTSGGGMLVSDDEDALIRAKFLAAQARDVAPYYQHTEVGYNYRMSNVLAGIGRAQLEVLEDRVSSRRKIYNKYFRELSNLPGIKFMPELENSMSNRWLTALTIDERLSGLNTTKVIRFLDKENIEARHVWKPLHLQPLFKETRYYPHCSVHNVSEQLFNSGICLPSGSSMSAEDQERIIDLIKLLASGKIMKNEVYN